The Deltaproteobacteria bacterium RBG_16_64_85 genome segment TGATCGTTCCGGTGGCGATGGAGAAGGAGCTTCGGTTCGCGATCCGCGAGGGCGGGCGCACCGTGGGCGCCGGCGTCGTCTCGGAAATCCTGGAATAGCGTCACCCCTGGCGGAGAGCGGCATGAGAGACATCATCACGCTGGCGTGTTCCGAGTGCAAGATGCGGAACTACACCACGACGAAGAACAAGAAGACCATGACGGACAAACTGGAACTGAAGAAGTTCTGCCCGTCGTGCAGGAAGCATACGAAGCACAAGGAAACCAAGTAGGCAAAGGGAAGATAGGCCAGTAGCTCTAACGGCTAGAGCAGCGGACTCCAAATCCGCGGGTTGGGGGTTCGAATCCCTCCTGGCCTGCCATC includes the following:
- a CDS encoding 50S ribosomal protein L33, which translates into the protein MRDIITLACSECKMRNYTTTKNKKTMTDKLELKKFCPSCRKHTKHKETK